Proteins encoded by one window of Acidipropionibacterium virtanenii:
- the rnc gene encoding ribonuclease III, with product MSGSSPSKKGRGGPNQGQEEGSPEGSWPFLALLEELGIDIDPQLLRLALTHRSYAFEMGGLPTNERLEFLGDAVLEIGVTDYLYRAFPDFPEGRMAKLRAAVVSTVSLGRLARGLEIGPRVMLGKGEALTGGHDRTSILADTTEALLGATELSSGLPEALRLVHHLFDPLVDEAVRSGAGTDWKTALQEMCAELGIEVPEYQVNGSGPDHNRRYEARAVVDGRAREACVGHSKKEAEQGAAHLAVEELSARHRIAVPDA from the coding sequence ATGAGCGGATCCTCGCCCTCGAAGAAGGGGCGGGGCGGACCGAATCAGGGGCAGGAGGAGGGCTCCCCCGAGGGGAGTTGGCCCTTCCTGGCGCTGCTCGAGGAGCTGGGTATCGATATCGATCCCCAGCTCCTTCGTCTTGCCCTGACCCATCGCTCCTACGCCTTCGAGATGGGCGGCCTGCCCACCAACGAGCGTCTGGAGTTTCTCGGCGACGCCGTCCTGGAGATCGGTGTCACCGACTACCTGTACCGCGCCTTCCCGGACTTTCCCGAGGGCCGGATGGCCAAACTGCGGGCGGCGGTGGTGAGCACCGTGTCCCTGGGCCGGTTGGCGCGTGGGCTGGAGATCGGCCCGCGGGTGATGCTCGGCAAGGGCGAGGCCCTGACCGGTGGCCATGACCGGACCTCCATCCTCGCCGACACCACCGAGGCCCTGCTGGGCGCCACTGAACTGTCCTCCGGGCTGCCAGAGGCACTGCGTCTGGTGCATCACCTCTTCGATCCGCTGGTCGACGAGGCGGTGCGCTCGGGCGCCGGCACGGACTGGAAGACCGCGCTTCAGGAGATGTGCGCCGAGCTGGGCATCGAGGTGCCCGAGTACCAGGTGAACGGCTCCGGCCCCGATCACAACAGGCGCTACGAGGCGCGTGCCGTCGTGGATGGCCGGGCGCGAGAGGCCTGTGTGGGCCACAGCAAGAAGGAGGCCGAGCAGGGGGCCGCGCACCTGGCCGTCGAGGAGCTGAGCGCGCGCCACCGGATCGCTGTGCCCGATGCCTGA